In Planctomycetota bacterium, the genomic window CTACCGCCTCGTCTACAGCGAGGGCGATGGCCTGCCCGGCCTGGTGGTGGACCGGTACGCCGACTGGCTGGTGGTGCAGATTCTCTCGTTCGGCCTCGCCGTGCGGAAGGCCGAGATTCTCGGCGCGCTCCAACGCGTGTGCCCTACTCGGGCCATCTTCGAGCGCTCCGACACGGACGTAGCCGAGAAGGAGGGCATCGAGCCCGCCGTGGGCGCCCTGGCCGGCCCTGAACCGCCCGGGGTCGTCCCGGTCACCGTCCACGGCGTCCGCCTGCTTGCCGACGTGCGCGGCGGCCAGAAGACAGGCTTGTTCCTCGACCAGCGCGAGAACTGGCGCGCCGTGGCCTCGTTCGCCGAGGGCCGGCGCGTGCTCGACTGCTTTGCCTACACGGGTGCCTTCGCGGTCTTCGCCAGCGTGGTGGGCAAGGCGGCTGGTGTGCTGGCCATCGAGATGTCCGAGCCTGCCCTGGCTCTGGCTCGCCGCAACGCCGAGGCGAATGGCGCGGCCAACGTCGAGTTCTGCCAAGGAAACGTCTTCGGCGAACTGCGCCGCCTGCGCGCCGAAGGGCAGAGGTTCGGCCTCGTGATCCTCGACCCGCCCAAGTTCGCACGAGCCACGGGCGACGTCGAGAGCGCGCTGCGCGGCTACAAGGACATCAATCTGATCGCCATGCAGCTTCTCGAGCCGGGCGGCATCCTTGCCACCTGCTCGTGCTCACAGCACATAGACGACTCGCTCTTCGTGGGGATGCTCAACGACGCCGCGTTCGACACCAGCCGCGAGGTGCAGGTGCTCGAGCGTCGCAGCCAGGCCGCCGACCACCCGGTCTCAGTCACCTGCCCCGAGTCCCGCTACCTCAAGTGCTACGTCTGTCGGGTGCTGTAGCCACGTTCCCTGCGACCCAACAGTCTCACCACTTGCAGTGCATCTCCCTATCGTGCCCTCTGGCGGAGGGATCAGGAAGCGCGGATGGCCTTGGCACGGCAGGGGGGGCTGGGACGATGCGGTCTTTCGTCCTCTGGAGCGCTGGTAGGCGACACAGCGTTGTCGGAAGCTCTTCGCTGCCGGGGACCTGCTCTCTGAGGACCGCGAGGAATTGCAGAAGGGCGGTGAGACTGGCTCGAACACCGGATAACGACCATCCGTGATTGCCTGCAATCTCGGCCTAGCCCCTGCAAGGCGCCATGTTTGCCCGGGCTCATGGTATACTGAGGTGAGTCGCAACCTGACCGTGTGCTTTGCGAGGAGGATGCCGGAATGAGCGCCCACGACGCGATCGAGGCCGCGACGCAGCGCCTCGGGTCAGAACTCATCGGCGCCATCGAGGCGGCGCGGCCCGCCGACCATGCGGCCCGCCTCGAGCGAGACCCCCTCGTCCACTGGACCCGCCACGGCGGCGGGGCCGGGTTTCTCGCCGGCTGCTTCCGGTTCGTGGACGTGTTCCCCGCCCTGTCTACCGATGCGCACCTGATGGAGTACCTGCGCGCCTATGTGGGCGAGCCGCGCGATTTCCTCCCGGTGGCCGGCGCCGACGGGCAAACAGCGAGGCGCGTGCGCGAACTCGTCGCCAGCCTCCAACAGCGCTTCATCGCCGGGCCGAGCCTGGATTCGGCGCTCAGCGTCTGCGAACGGCTACGGGGCCAGGGCCTGGCCTTCACGCTCGATGCGCTGGGCGAAGCCGTGCTGAGCGAGCGCGAGGCCGATGCTTACCAGGACACGTATCGGAGCCTTCTGCAAACGGCGTCGCAGGCGGTGGCCGGGTGGCCCGAGGCGCCGACCCTCGATAGCGCCCCCTGGGGCCGCGTGCCGCGGCTCAACGTGTCGCTGAAACTCACATCACTCTACAGCCGGTTCGACGGCATGGACCCGCTGGGCACGTTTGCGGGCGTGGCCCCGCGGTTGCGCGCGATCCTGCGCGCGGCGCGCGCGGCGGGCGCCTCGGTGAACGTGGATATGGAGCAGCGCGAGCACAAGGACCTCACGTTCGAGATCTTCCAGCGGATCTTGTTCGAGGAGGAGTTCCGCGACTGGCCCGACGCGAGCATCACGCTCCAGACCTATCTGCCCGAGAACCGCGCTGATCTGGCGGCCCTGCTCGACTGGGTGCGGCGGCGCGGCACGCCCGTGAACATCCGCGTCGTCAAGGGCGCCTACTGGGACTACGAGGTGCTGCGGGCACGGTACCGCAACTGGCCCGTGCCCGTCCACCAGTCGAAGGCCGCCACGGATGCCGATTTCGAGGCGGCGACGCGGATCGTGCTCGAGCAGCACGCCCTGCTGCGCCCGGCGATCGCGGGCCACAACGTGCGCAGCATCGCCCACGCAATAGCCGTCGCCGAGACGCTGGGCCTGCCCCAGGGTGCCGTGGAGTACCAGACGCTCTACGGCCTGGGCGACGAGCTCAACCGGGTGCTCGCCGAGCGCGGCCATCGCGTGCGCGTGTACGTGCCGTTCGGCGACTTCGTGCCTGGCCTGGCCTATCTGGTGCGGCGGCTGCTCGAGGCCACGTCGCGCTCGGCCTTCGTGCGCGAGATGTGGGCCTCGCCGCTGCCGGTCGTTGGACTGCTTGCCAAGCCCGAACCCCCGGAGCCGGTGGGACCGCGGGCTTCGGCCCGTACTCTTGACGCTCCGTTCGAGAACGAGCCGGTGAGCGACTTCGCGCGGCCCGAGGCGCGGCAAGCCATGGCGGCCGCGCTGGACGCGGTGCGCCAGAAGTTCGGGCGCAGCTACCCGCTGTGGATTGGCGGCCGAGCGGCCGAGGGGGCGAGCGAGATCGTGCGGCGCAACCCCAGCCTCACGGCCGAAGTGGTGGGGCGCGTTGCCCTCGCATCGCGGCGCGAGGCGGGCCAGGCCGTGCGGGCCGCCGCGCGCGCCTTCCCCGAGTGGTCGGCCCGCGCGCCTCGCGAGCGGGCCGAGTGCCTGTTGCGGGCGGCCGAGGTGCTGCGGCGCCGCCGCTTCGAGCTGGCCGCCTGGGAGGTGTTCGAGGAAGCCAAGAGCTGGCGCGAGGCCGACGCCGACGTGGCCGAGGCGATTGACTACTGCGAGTACTACGCGCGCGAGGCGGTGCGCCTGGCCGAGCCGTGGCGGCGCGACGTGCCGGGCGAGTCCAACGAGTACTTCTACGAGCCGCTGGGTGTGGCCGTGGCGATCACGCCCTGGAACTTCCCGCTGGCGATCCTGACAGGCGTGACCGCGGCCGCGGCCGTGGCGGGCAACACGGTGCTCATGAAGCCGGCCGAGCCGTCGTCGGTCGTCGCCGCGCACCTGATGGAGGTCTGGAGGGAGGCGGGCGTGCCGCCCGGGGTCATCCAGTTCGTGCCGGGCCGCGGCGAGGAGATTGGTGAGTACCTGGTCCGTCACCGCGAGGTGGCCCTCATCAGCTTCACCGGCTCGCTGGCCGTGGGGCTGCGCATTCAGCGCCTGGCCGCGCGGCTGGCGCCCGGGCAGCGGCACGTCAAGCGCGTGATCGCCGAGATGGGCGGCAAGAACGCCATCCTGATCGCCGGCGACGCCGACCTCGACCAGGCGCTGCCCGGCGTGTTGGCCTCGGCCTTCGGGTATCAAGGGCAGAAGTGCTCGGCCTGCTCTCGCGTGATTGTGGACGCGAGGTTGCACGACACGTTCGTCGAGCGCCTGGTTGCTGCGGCCGACAGCCTGCCGATCGGCCCTGCCTGGGACCCTCACGCCGCTATCGGGCCGCTCATCAACGCCGAGGCCTGCGAGCGCTTCGCGCGCTACGCCGCGCTCGCCGCCGAGACGGGGCGGGTGGTGTTCCGCGGGGATCCTGGTCCGCGGCGCGCGGAGGGCCACTACGTGGAGCCGCTGATTGTGGCCGACGTGGCTCCTGACTCGCCTCTGGCCCAGGAGGAGATCTTCGGGCCGCTGCTGAGCGTGATTCGCGCCGACGGCCTGGAGGAGGCCATCGCCATCGCCAACGACACCCAGTACGGCCTCACGGGCGGCATCTACACGCGCCACCCCGAGCACATTCGCCGTGCCCGCGCCGCGTGCCGCGTGGGGAACCTCTATGTGAACCGGCCCATCACGGGCGCCGTGGTGGGCCGCCAGCCGTTCGGCGGCATGCGCCTCTCGGGGATCGGGTCGAAGGCCGGCGGCCCCGACTATCTCCGCCAGTTCATGCAGCCCAAGACCTTCTGTGAGAACAGCGTGCGGCGCGGCTTCGCGCCCCCAAGCCCCTGAGGCAGGGAGCGACCAGGGCAAGTCGTGCTCAGTGGACAGGGCGCTGATTCCGGGTACAATAGGCGCGAGGGCGCAGACTGACGGCTTGGAGTGACAGGAAAGTGGGGTTCACGCGGATCCTGGTTGCGCTGGACGGGTCGGCCGATGCCGCAGGCGGCGGGGCTCTGGCCCTCGCGCTGGCCCGCGCGCACGGCGCACAGGTGTTCGCCTGCCACGCCTGCGACGTGGCGATCCACGCCACGCGATTCCGCGAGATGGAGCCGGGCCTCCCCGCCGACTACCAAGGGCGCGAGGCCCTCAAACGTCTGCGCGAGGCCCATGCTCCCCTCATGGGCGAGGGCTTTCATGCCCTTGCCAAAGGCTACATCGAAAGCTATCTGGCCGAGGCCCGCCGCTGCGGCATTACCGCCGAGGGGCGCGTGGCCGAGGGACGCAACTATGCGGTGCTGCTGAACCTCGCGCGCGAACTGCAAGCCGATCTGGCTGTGCTGGGCGCACACGGGCTGGGCGCGGCGGGCGACGGTCGCCTGGGCAGCACGGCTGGGCGCGTGCTGCGGGCCGCGGCGGGCGATGTGCTGATCGCGCGCGCCGCCGCCGGGGCAGGGCCGGTCCTGGTGGGTGTGGACGGCAGCCCTGAGGCGCTGGCTGCCGTGGACAGTGCGGCTTCCATCGCCCAGGCGCTGGGCTGCCCGCTCCAGGTCGCCGCGGCCTATGACCCCGACCTTCACAAGGCCGTGTTCGGAGCCATGGCGCGCTCGCTGTCGCCCGAGCGCCAGGCCCAGGTGGGTTTGAGCAAGCAAGAAGCCCTGCACAAGACGTTTATTGACGACGGCCTCGCGAAACTCTACCAGGGCTTCCTCGACCAGGCCGCGGGCCGCGCGGCGGCCCTGGGAATGCGCCCCACGGCATCGCTGCTTCGAGGCAAGGCCTACCGTGTGCTGGTGGACCACGCAGGCGCCATCGGCGCGCGGCTCATGGTGGTCGGGCGGTTCGGGCATCACCGCGGCACGGCGGATATCGGCTCGAACGCGGAGGCGGCCGCCCATCTCGCTCCGTGCAGCGTGCTGGTGACGGCGCCCGCCGCCGACCCGGCGCGGCCCGCAGAGGGGGCCGAGATGGCATGGGACGCCGAGGCCCTGGCGCGCCTCGAACGAATCCCCGCGTTCGCCCGGCCAATGGCGAAGCAGGGTATCGAGCAGCACGTGCGAGCGCGAGGGGGGCACCGCGTCACGCTCGAAGACGTGCGCGAGGTCGGGAGTCGCATGGGCATGAGCAGCCAGGATGGGAGCCGGAATGTCTGAGCCGCCCGAGGCGCAGGAGGTCGTGCTCCGCAAGCTGCGCCCCCTCGCTCCGCCATTCCACCGGCACATCGCCCGCAGCAAGCTCCTCGGCCAGACGTGCCGGGTGGGCGATCGCGTGGTGGTGTACGAGGTCGTGGCCACCGTGCCTGGGGGCGATGTGCGGGTGACCCCGGAGACCATTCTGCGCTTCGAGTAGGATCGACGCGAACGCTGGGAGCCCGCCGGTGGCCGCCATCGAGGCCCACAACCTGACTTGCGCACACGCGCCCGGGCGGGGCGTGTGCGGCGTGTCGCTGGCGGTGGATGCCGGCGAGTGCTATGCCGTGCTCGGCCGCAACGGTTCGGGCAAGAGCACTCTCACGCGGCTGCTGCTGGGGCTCGAGCCGGTTGGGGGTGGGAGTCTGGCCGTCCTCGGCCTGCCGGTGGCTCGCGGCTCCCGACGCCACTTGGGCCGGCTCGGGGTGTGTCTGGACACGAGTGCGCACTGGGAAGCATTGTCGGGCTGGCAGAACGCCTGCTTTGTGGCGCAGGCCTATGGCCGGAATGGGCGGGCCCTGGAGGGCCGCCTCGCGTGGTTGTTCGACCGCGCGGGCTTGGCCCCATACCGTGACGAGCCGGTAGCGACATACTCGTTCGGGATGCGGCGCAAGCTGGCCCTCGTCGAGGCCTTCTGCCACGAGCCCGAGCTCGCGGTGCTTGACGAGCCGACAGCGGGCGTGGACGAGCAGTTCGTCGTTGAACTCGCCGACCTGTTGCGCCAGCGAGGTGCGCGCGGGCAGACCACCTGGATCGCGAGTAACGACGTGGAGTGGGCGGCCTGCGTCGCCTCGCGCGTGGCCTTCCTGGAGGCAGGACGTCTCGTTGCGGAAGGTACGCCCGAGGGCTTGATCCGCGAGGTGTCGCCCCTGTGCGAGGTGCACCTGGTCCTCGCCGGCAGCGTGCGGGTGCCTCCACCAGCGCTCGACGGGGTGCGCGCGTTCTCGCAGGACGGCACTTCGTTGCGCGCGCTGATCGGCGATTCGAGGCATCTGCCGCGCCTGCTCGAACACGTGGGTTCCACGGGGGCCGAGGTGGCGAGGGTCGAAGTGGCGCGCGCCACCTTGCGCGACGCCTTCCTTCTCAAGACGGGGAGGGAGCTGGGGCCGTGACGCCGTCGAACGTGCTGCAACTGGAACTGGCGGCGGCGTTCTCGAGCCGGCGGGCGCTCGCCCTTCGAGTGGGCGTGGCGCTGCTGCTGGGGCTGCCGTTTGTGTTCGCCCCGATGCCGCTCCGAGCGCGCGCGTGCGGCCTGTGCGTCCTCACCGTGTTCGTCTCGTTCTTCGGGGCGGCCGTGGGCCTGGTGCGGCGCCGGGCCGAGGGGCAGTGGACGCGGCTGGCTCTGCTGCCGATCCCGCGCAGCATCGTATGGTCGGACCTGTTGCTGGCGGGCGGCGTGGTGGACCTTGTGCAGACGGCGCCCGTGGTGGGGCTGCTGGCAGTAGTCCATGGCCTGCCCACGGCGGGGGGCGCGTTGCTGAGTGCCGCGGGTGCGCTGTGCGCGTGCGTGCTGACGCTCAATGCCCTGGGCATGCTGCTGGCCGTGGCGGTGAGGACGAATGCCGAGGTGCACCTGGCCGGGGCCCTGGGCGTGGGGGTCCTCGTGTTGCTGTCGGGCCTGGTGCCGACCGCGGGGCCGCTGGCCGGCGTTGTGGCGGCGGCCTCGCCTTTCAGCCCGGTGGCCTGGCTGGAGCATGCATTGAGGGCAATGGCGGCCGATGCATCGAGCGTTGGGCGCCATTCCGTTCTGGCGGGCAGCCTTGTGCTGCTCATCCTGGCGGCCTGGTTGGCTGCCCGCACCGTGGGTGGGCCGCGCGAAAGCGAGGAGTGAAATGAATCAGTTCGAGAAAACCTATGTGGCCTTGGGCTTTGTAGCACTGGCCCTAGTCGAATTTGCGACCGCGATGCGCGTGTTCGGGTGCAAGGGGGACCCCTCGCCGCGCGCCCGCCTGCTCATGCGGGTGCATCGGATCGGCGGCTATGTGTTCCTGGTCTACGCGCTGTTTCTGGCCTGGGTGGGCCTCGACATGATGGAGCGGTACTTCGCGGCGGGCAACTACGCCGAGCGGTTTGATGCGCGGGTGTTCACCCATGCCTTGCTGGCCTTCGGCCTGATCGCGCTGCTGTTGCTCAAGATCTTCTTCATCCGCGTGTACCGCGCCTACCGCCCGTACGTGCCGCTGCTGGGCATCGCCGTGGCGGCCGTGGCCGTGATCATCTGGCTGGTCGCTGGGCTGATGTTCCTGGCGATCATGGGCGGGGTCAAGGTGGTGGGCTGATCGCCGGCGGCGCGGGGGCAAGCCTATGCCGTCGGCGGATGAAGAAGAGATAAAGCATCACGACCCAGAGGATGCTGGCGAAGATCACCGCCCCAACCTGCCATCCGCTTGGTTTCGGCATATCGTACAAGCCGAGGTACAACGCATCGTCGGGCAGCTTGACCCCCTGCTTCTCCTCGAAGATGCTGCGGATGCGGTAGGAGAAGGGCTGGTAGCGGAAGGCGCGCAGCTTGCCGACGAATCGGGTGAGCTGCCGCCAGTCGTCGGTGACCTTGTCATAAGTCTTGACGACGATGCGGTGGCCGTAGGGGTCGAGGGTGAAGTACGTGAGGTCGAGGCCGTAGCGCCGGTAGATGAATGCCTTGTCGAAGTTGGGCGTGCCCGCGATGGAGACGAACGTGGCCGAGCGGAAACGCCCGGGCGTGAGGTCGGCGGGCGACTCGATCATCACAGGGGTTTTGGGGCCGAAGTCGTAGAGGAGTTCGGGAATCTGGAGCAGCAGCAGCCAGCCGACGAAGGCCAGGGCGAAGAGCTTGAGGCAGGTGAGGACCACGCGCCCGAGGAGCCGCATCAGCGCCCACCGTAGAAGAAGCCGGCCACGAGCAGGGCCAGGATGAAGGCGATCGAGAAGAGGGTGAACCCGACCCATATCCGCACGGTCCAAAGGACCCAGCGTTGGTCGTCGGCGGGCTGGGTGAGAGGATAGGGCTCGAACATGGCCTCGAGCTCCTCTTCTTTGAAGAGGGGCACGGGGGTCACGAACCAGTTGAGCGTCCTCACGCCGTCCTTGTAGGTCTCGAGCCTGGGGTCCTCGGATGGAGGCGGGGCGGCTTCGGGCTGGGGGCTGTCGTCCGTCATGGCAGGTCCTGCCTAGTAGGGCTTCGCGGCCTCGAGGTGCTCCACGATGAGCCGGGCCTCGTCATTGGAGAGCTTGAGGCCATAGGCGCGCATCTGACTCACGATCAGGCTCCAGCGGTCGGTGAGCCTGTAGTTCTTGACCCGTTCGAGGGTGTGGCAGCCTGAACAGTGGACGCGGATGAGGGCCACGGGGTCGAGGAGCTTCTGGCCCACGCCGCCCGCCTGGATGAGTGCCCCCTTGGGCGGGGCCTTGGCCGCGGCGAGTTCCTCAGGGGTGAAGACGTCCTCAGGCCGTTTGTTGACCATGAGCACGGGCTGGCGTTGCTCGGGGATGTAGACGTGGTCGTAGTGTGAATAGCGGTTCACGAAGCGGGGGCGCGCGGCTTCACGCACGTACCCGCCGAGCATCACGGTGAGGAAGGAGAGCGCACCCATCAGGATGAACAGCGCCCGGCCCGAGCCCTTGTGGTACCGGACGAGGTGCCCGGCGAGAAGCGCCGCTGCCGCCGCGACGCCGGCCATGGCGAAGAAGAACTTCCAGGTCATGATCATGCCCATGCTCATGTAATAGAGCAGGTAGAAGAGGGCCAGGCTCCACACGAGCACCCGCGGCAAGGCGAAGTTGGCCCCGGTGCGCCTGTCCGAGTCGTGGAAATACCCCAGGCTGAGCCCGAACATCCCTGCCACGAAGATCTGCTTGAGCCACCACCAGTCAATGCCCAGCGCCACCACGTCGCCCCCGCCCCACATGAGGTTCACATAGGCCTCGTTGGCCTCGTACTTGAGCACGTGGGCGTAGAAGTAGCCGACGATGGGCAGGCCGAGGAAGCACAGGAACCCGGTGTAGAAGGCGCACCGGGCGTTGTCCTCGTAGTACTTCTTGACCTTCTCGCGGTGTGTGAAGTAGTGCATGAACCCGCAGATGGCCGCCACGGTGAACCCGCCATAGGCCACGTTGGCCAGCGCCCGGTGGGCTGTGAGCATGAGGAACGAGGGGTTGTAGAAGCCCATCCTGTCCCAGCCGTCAATCAGGCCTCCCACGGTGGCCTGGCCGGTCTGATAGCCGGGCGTGAGCATGTAGCCGCCGATGCCGTTGATGAGGTAGAACTGGAGCAGGAACAGGGGGGTGAGCAGCGCGCCCAGGAAGATGTGCAGCTTCTTGTGGCCCCACATCTTCTGCCAGAAGAAGTAGTGGAACGTGACGGTGGTGGCGAGGAGGAAGAAGATGAACTCCTCGACGATGAGGCTCCAGAACTGGTGGACGAAGAGCTGGCTCCAGAACTGCGGGAACAGGCCGCTGAGCGAGAAGAGGAGGCCGATGGCGACAATGGTGCCGATGTTGTAGATGCACACGTGGACCAGTTGCATGCGGCGGGCCAGAAGGTCGTAGCGGCGGTCGCGGTTGCGGTAGCCGACGATCTGGAGCACGGTGACGAGCGCGGCCAGGCCAATGGAGAGCGAGGCCACGGCGGTGTGGAGCAGGGCGGTGAGGCCGATGGTCCACTTCGCGCCGAGGAGGGGCACGTCTATCGCCGTCGCACTCATCGGTAGTACCTGTCCAGATAGCGCAGGAGGCGGTCGCGCTCGTCGGCGTCTCTTCCGACGCCGCGATGGTTGGCGTCGCCCAGGATGTCGGCCCAGGCCCGGCGATGATCATAGCGGTTGAACTCGTTGATCGTCTTGTGGTGGCACTGCACGCAGCGGTCGTAGAGCAGGAAGCGGTCGCGCTCGCGGGGAAGGGCTTCGGGCTTCTCGAGTTCGCCATAGACGGTGTGAGGGTTCTTTGCCCCTTCGCGCACCATGCCGCCGATGCAGAAGGCAAAGAAGCTGGCCAGGCCGGCGGCGAACATGGCCCACTTCCACCCCTTGGTCTCCACGCTGCCTCTGCCCCGGATGCCCCAGAGCAGCGCGGCCAGGGCGGCAAGCAGCACCGTGTAGGCCCCGCGCCATACCCAGGGTGAATCGCCGAGCCACTTCAGTGGCGGGTGGATTGTGAGCACGACCCACAGAAGGCCCAGCCCTGCCGTGAGCCCCCACAGCAACAGGCGGCTCTGGTAGCGCAGGAAGATGTAGGCGCCGCCGATAGCCACGAACACTGCGATGAGCGCCACCTTGGCGATGAACATCCAGGCCTGGTGGCCGCCCATGATCGCGTGGAAGGCCACGGGCGCATGCCGCCCGATCACCTGGGCGTAGAACCAGCCGATCACGGGCATTCCGAAGGAGGCGAGCACCCCGATCGTGAAGGTCAGGTGCGACGCCCAGTTGTAGTAGGCGCGATCTTCCGCAGGCTTCCTGCCCACGGCCCGTAAGCCCAGCACGCCGCCCGTCACCATCATGGCCCAACTGATGTTGCCCACGAACCTGTGCGAGAACAGGAAGGGCAGGCTGGGGTTGAAGAAGGCCTGGGCCGACCAGGCCACCGGCTCATCCACGCCCGGCAACGCGCGGCTCGCCGTCAGCATGTAGCCGCCCACGGCGTCCCACACGAGTTGCACCATCAGCCCCCAAAAGGCGGCCACCGCCCCCAGGAGGATGTGGAGGCGCTTGTGGTTCACGCTCCAGTTCCACAGCAGGTAATACAACAGGAAGAGAAAGATGACTTCGAAGATGAAGAACACGAACTGCGCCATCAGCGGCCAGAAGAAGAGGTTGGACCAGCGCGACCAGAACTCGGGATAGGTGCCCATGATCCACATGGGGATGCCCGTGCCGAGGGCCGCCCCCGGCGAGAAGAGCGTGAGCGA contains:
- a CDS encoding cytochrome ubiquinol oxidase subunit I; the protein is MDLPVIDPPIFPRWIWIEEITFSHIPLATYITACMVLAPVFEYIGWRRRDARYDRLAAGLIWFSLTLFSPGAALGTGIPMWIMGTYPEFWSRWSNLFFWPLMAQFVFFIFEVIFLFLLYYLLWNWSVNHKRLHILLGAVAAFWGLMVQLVWDAVGGYMLTASRALPGVDEPVAWSAQAFFNPSLPFLFSHRFVGNISWAMMVTGGVLGLRAVGRKPAEDRAYYNWASHLTFTIGVLASFGMPVIGWFYAQVIGRHAPVAFHAIMGGHQAWMFIAKVALIAVFVAIGGAYIFLRYQSRLLLWGLTAGLGLLWVVLTIHPPLKWLGDSPWVWRGAYTVLLAALAALLWGIRGRGSVETKGWKWAMFAAGLASFFAFCIGGMVREGAKNPHTVYGELEKPEALPRERDRFLLYDRCVQCHHKTINEFNRYDHRRAWADILGDANHRGVGRDADERDRLLRYLDRYYR
- a CDS encoding DUF6529 family protein, coding for MNQFEKTYVALGFVALALVEFATAMRVFGCKGDPSPRARLLMRVHRIGGYVFLVYALFLAWVGLDMMERYFAAGNYAERFDARVFTHALLAFGLIALLLLKIFFIRVYRAYRPYVPLLGIAVAAVAVIIWLVAGLMFLAIMGGVKVVG
- a CDS encoding cytochrome ubiquinol oxidase subunit I; the encoded protein is MSATAIDVPLLGAKWTIGLTALLHTAVASLSIGLAALVTVLQIVGYRNRDRRYDLLARRMQLVHVCIYNIGTIVAIGLLFSLSGLFPQFWSQLFVHQFWSLIVEEFIFFLLATTVTFHYFFWQKMWGHKKLHIFLGALLTPLFLLQFYLINGIGGYMLTPGYQTGQATVGGLIDGWDRMGFYNPSFLMLTAHRALANVAYGGFTVAAICGFMHYFTHREKVKKYYEDNARCAFYTGFLCFLGLPIVGYFYAHVLKYEANEAYVNLMWGGGDVVALGIDWWWLKQIFVAGMFGLSLGYFHDSDRRTGANFALPRVLVWSLALFYLLYYMSMGMIMTWKFFFAMAGVAAAAALLAGHLVRYHKGSGRALFILMGALSFLTVMLGGYVREAARPRFVNRYSHYDHVYIPEQRQPVLMVNKRPEDVFTPEELAAAKAPPKGALIQAGGVGQKLLDPVALIRVHCSGCHTLERVKNYRLTDRWSLIVSQMRAYGLKLSNDEARLIVEHLEAAKPY
- a CDS encoding class I SAM-dependent methyltransferase, with translation MSTVILKRGRAKPFFYGHPWVFSGSVARFEGAPADGELVTVVDDRGNFVAKGFYNGRSQIRVRLATWNPEETVDAEYFERRLRLAVALREHTLGLPAHTDAYRLVYSEGDGLPGLVVDRYADWLVVQILSFGLAVRKAEILGALQRVCPTRAIFERSDTDVAEKEGIEPAVGALAGPEPPGVVPVTVHGVRLLADVRGGQKTGLFLDQRENWRAVASFAEGRRVLDCFAYTGAFAVFASVVGKAAGVLAIEMSEPALALARRNAEANGAANVEFCQGNVFGELRRLRAEGQRFGLVILDPPKFARATGDVESALRGYKDINLIAMQLLEPGGILATCSCSQHIDDSLFVGMLNDAAFDTSREVQVLERRSQAADHPVSVTCPESRYLKCYVCRVL
- a CDS encoding proline dehydrogenase family protein, which gives rise to MSAHDAIEAATQRLGSELIGAIEAARPADHAARLERDPLVHWTRHGGGAGFLAGCFRFVDVFPALSTDAHLMEYLRAYVGEPRDFLPVAGADGQTARRVRELVASLQQRFIAGPSLDSALSVCERLRGQGLAFTLDALGEAVLSEREADAYQDTYRSLLQTASQAVAGWPEAPTLDSAPWGRVPRLNVSLKLTSLYSRFDGMDPLGTFAGVAPRLRAILRAARAAGASVNVDMEQREHKDLTFEIFQRILFEEEFRDWPDASITLQTYLPENRADLAALLDWVRRRGTPVNIRVVKGAYWDYEVLRARYRNWPVPVHQSKAATDADFEAATRIVLEQHALLRPAIAGHNVRSIAHAIAVAETLGLPQGAVEYQTLYGLGDELNRVLAERGHRVRVYVPFGDFVPGLAYLVRRLLEATSRSAFVREMWASPLPVVGLLAKPEPPEPVGPRASARTLDAPFENEPVSDFARPEARQAMAAALDAVRQKFGRSYPLWIGGRAAEGASEIVRRNPSLTAEVVGRVALASRREAGQAVRAAARAFPEWSARAPRERAECLLRAAEVLRRRRFELAAWEVFEEAKSWREADADVAEAIDYCEYYAREAVRLAEPWRRDVPGESNEYFYEPLGVAVAITPWNFPLAILTGVTAAAAVAGNTVLMKPAEPSSVVAAHLMEVWREAGVPPGVIQFVPGRGEEIGEYLVRHREVALISFTGSLAVGLRIQRLAARLAPGQRHVKRVIAEMGGKNAILIAGDADLDQALPGVLASAFGYQGQKCSACSRVIVDARLHDTFVERLVAAADSLPIGPAWDPHAAIGPLINAEACERFARYAALAAETGRVVFRGDPGPRRAEGHYVEPLIVADVAPDSPLAQEEIFGPLLSVIRADGLEEAIAIANDTQYGLTGGIYTRHPEHIRRARAACRVGNLYVNRPITGAVVGRQPFGGMRLSGIGSKAGGPDYLRQFMQPKTFCENSVRRGFAPPSP
- a CDS encoding universal stress protein; translated protein: MGFTRILVALDGSADAAGGGALALALARAHGAQVFACHACDVAIHATRFREMEPGLPADYQGREALKRLREAHAPLMGEGFHALAKGYIESYLAEARRCGITAEGRVAEGRNYAVLLNLARELQADLAVLGAHGLGAAGDGRLGSTAGRVLRAAAGDVLIARAAAGAGPVLVGVDGSPEALAAVDSAASIAQALGCPLQVAAAYDPDLHKAVFGAMARSLSPERQAQVGLSKQEALHKTFIDDGLAKLYQGFLDQAAGRAAALGMRPTASLLRGKAYRVLVDHAGAIGARLMVVGRFGHHRGTADIGSNAEAAAHLAPCSVLVTAPAADPARPAEGAEMAWDAEALARLERIPAFARPMAKQGIEQHVRARGGHRVTLEDVREVGSRMGMSSQDGSRNV
- a CDS encoding ABC transporter ATP-binding protein, giving the protein MAAIEAHNLTCAHAPGRGVCGVSLAVDAGECYAVLGRNGSGKSTLTRLLLGLEPVGGGSLAVLGLPVARGSRRHLGRLGVCLDTSAHWEALSGWQNACFVAQAYGRNGRALEGRLAWLFDRAGLAPYRDEPVATYSFGMRRKLALVEAFCHEPELAVLDEPTAGVDEQFVVELADLLRQRGARGQTTWIASNDVEWAACVASRVAFLEAGRLVAEGTPEGLIREVSPLCEVHLVLAGSVRVPPPALDGVRAFSQDGTSLRALIGDSRHLPRLLEHVGSTGAEVARVEVARATLRDAFLLKTGRELGP
- a CDS encoding ABC transporter permease — protein: MTPSNVLQLELAAAFSSRRALALRVGVALLLGLPFVFAPMPLRARACGLCVLTVFVSFFGAAVGLVRRRAEGQWTRLALLPIPRSIVWSDLLLAGGVVDLVQTAPVVGLLAVVHGLPTAGGALLSAAGALCACVLTLNALGMLLAVAVRTNAEVHLAGALGVGVLVLLSGLVPTAGPLAGVVAAASPFSPVAWLEHALRAMAADASSVGRHSVLAGSLVLLILAAWLAARTVGGPRESEE